The DNA segment cagtgtaaaacaaaattgctTGATAACAAAGTAACCATAAGGTTCGACGTCAATTTCAAATTGATTTCGATTATACAAGTTCGAcacacaatatttaaatcaacgaAGCCCAGTTCTAGgtttgtgtttattaattgtacTGGCGAACCTTAGTTAAGTCATGTCATAAACAACGGAAAATTCCAAATTGGCCGaattaaaacattgttaaacattaataatgcTAGTTTATTTCTAGATTGCACGGATTCAATTGTTATTCATTCGTATCTTCTTCTTCGTCATCATTATTGAAGGTCGCTATTAAATCTCCAACATAGAATTCATGAGAAAAGAGATTTTTCGAAGAAGATTTTTTAGAAAAGTAGATTGTAGGTTAGGTTAATACTGtgttatataaatcaaaatatgtatCTATGATCTATCCATAATGtacgaaattttaatttcgtcTAAAAAGTGTTTCATAAAGATAAGCAAAAACTTggttatttgattatttggaaAAAGGTTAAAACTACATTAGTCTTAACCTTTTTCATTGGTGCTGTCTATGCGTACTgcatcaaattaataaaaacacaaatagaagaaaaaaaacggCTTTTCCCGTAAAACTTTCCCGTAGATGGTATTGACGAAAGATTACGAAGCATTAGTAAAAAACGCCTGTAACATATATTAGTATCcaacagtttatttattatacgcaATGTAGcaaatataactaatttacTATATAAACCTTATCAATGGAGATTTGACGTAGTAGCATTGTTATTCTTTGGAAAATTTGTACAAAATAGAGCACAAACaataacatttcatttaaataatataggtcATTTGTATCAATTCACTAGACAGCTGTAGGAATAAAACTGGCATGTAACTGTGATTTATAATCTTCTAGTTGACATACGCAATTGAAATCGAGTAAAACGATCATAACTTGCGGAATctagaacatttttttgtcGCATATCACAGGGGTGTCacatttctattattaatatgtgtCATTGCAATGTACTACAATTAAGGCTTaacattcataataataataccttaGTTCTCAACTCCAAACCCCCTCTATAATGCTCGGCCCGTCTTcgaataaaaatcaattatccAAATTCGATAACtgtttaacatatatatttaattctctttagtctccttaataaacttCTTTCCTGTTCTGGGGCTGCGTCCGCGCTGCCAATATAACCCTGAAATTATCAATGTTATCGCTTACAACTCGTTACCTATTAGATGCATTTATAATTGCTCCATTTACACTCCAATGaacgaaaattttaattttttatatcgtTATCATGTGACCTTTGCtcttaatatttatcattCAATTAACGCGACCGCTTCTATTacttaaatgtatttgtaattaatgatagttaataaagagaaaaatcTAATACAGGTTTTTGATGAGCAAGAAATGAGCATGTGGTTTTATTAGTTGCTCAAACAAGTTAGCTTGTCACGAAGTCACCTTAGTACCTGAGTGAACAGCCTTTTATGCCACGAACAGCCCGTGACATTGTCTACTTAGAATTTTGGGGGACAAAGCTATGTTTTGTTACAAGTCCAttctataacataaatatattcaacGGAGCGTTTTTAGAAAATTTCAGCAATCAAtctaaactataattaatttttaaacattacaattaataaaatttataaattacgtgataatttcaaataagatGATGATAATtcttttagttattataataactttaccTCAGACTTTACAAGGTCTAAAAgctttgaaatgaaatgaccATAGATACAACTTGCTTTACGTGAAAAATATTACGCATGTAGATAATTTGAATCTGAATCGTTTTATTACATTGCACGTGGATGTACTATTGCACAGGTATCCATATTCGGAAGTAATCTAACCGTAAACAAATCAAGCCTAACTCCTAATTTGGCGTGTAATCTATGCATACTTGAGTACACCGCATCATGTGGGAAGCAAGATTTGCAAAACGTATCAACGCAGTCATACTTTAAATACTATAACTAAATGTCCATAGAAAGAGTCTAAAGAGACGAGTTAGTGTAAAAACTAATCTAGATTCCCCAGGtgcaaaaacaaattaaatgcatTATTAAGACTTGAAATTTgtcaatattcttatttagCATATTTTGCGTAACGTAACAaaagcataaaataaaaaaataaaattattttgcaagtgtaatcattttttttatgctcgctctacgcccttaatTTGGGAActgacatattaaaataaagatcgtccttatatttaacattgacgttcataagtgtacatagttcctaatatgatttttgatttgatataACTAGGTACTTTCTTGTTCACATTCTAATTGACTCATACGAGATACAAAATgtcatttgaaaatttaagattCAAATGTAACAGGATTTTATGTGTCAGTCTGCTATTTTTCACTTAACTCggaattcttttgttttaaaatgactTTGTAAGGGATTTTTTCTAGTGATGCTTTCTTTCTTACTTTGTCACACTGAGACAAATGACAATGACTTGTTATGGCTCAAGTGACCAGAAGAAAGGTTACAAGGAATTAttgaatttacttttatttgtatattatatattgaataaacattacaTATTGTAATGGAAGTAAAACAAACTGtggtttagtttttaatattttttaatttacctcGTACCACAATCATGTAATCGCCGAATTATTGGTATTCATTGTGACCCATAAATTAATGAACGTCgtaatttgattgaaattttaattaaattcaatcaTGCATGAGAAATGAATATCACTTggtattcaatttaaattgtaattccCAAATCCTCTGGTTTTCATGCGGTAGCATTGTTTTCTACacaataatatactatatatatatatatatatatatatacaataatatataatataatatataataatatacaataaaattccttttaacaCATGTTTTCTCCGCGTGTTGTTTAAGAGATTTAAAGATTATTCGATTTCGCtgataactaaataaattcgaaTTGGTTAACGTGAAGAAGAATATAAGATGAAGAAAAGGCATgtgatatatagatatatgtatagtGGTTATAGAATTGTATGGACTATGGCTGATTCTCGGGAGCCAGTCGATCGAGTCGTGTTTACTGTCCATACAAACTGATATTGACATTCTCTTTGTCTGCATGACGGCTAATCCCTTTGTGGTGAATTCTTCGTTTTGCTTTTATTGCTATAATGAAACTTACCTTTAATCcttgaaatgtaaataaaagcaAATTGCGCAATAGTCCTTGgagtaaatatacattactGCCTATTTTAATTACTCTAAATCACGCATGAGAAAATACTtgcaataaatacattttaattagtattggTGATTGCGacaatatattatgataaaaattttacacacacacaccgGACTTACTTATGATGATTAGAAATCTCGACTTATAAACTCAAGTATATAGATCCGGCAACTAACTAAATTTGATAAGACATAATAGTAAAAGAGGGTGTCATTTTCATCAATGCTAAGTATGGGTAATATTTCTGTTTTCTATGCCATAATAAAGAtcatagtttatatatttgtattccaTTTCATAAAACTTTATCGTTTCGACCTTGGTAGTACGAGGACGGCCACTTTCTTAGTGTTTGTATGCCACTGCGCAATAGGTATATCACACATTACTAGAAAGCGTTCCAGACGATTCATGTCTCTGGGACACTGAATAGGAACTTACTGAAACAAGTCTTAAGAAGAACAATTTCTTCTTAAGGCttgtttaaagaattttaagaaGGCATAAAACGTATTGCCTTTTCGAATTCCATACATTCTTACaaggatataaataatagaatgaTCCTTGACgcaatagtttttaattgtcttaACTAGTCTAGTGCTGCTAATCTGTGTCAAGTAACCACAGattataatatcatattatttacttcCACGACAATTCAATATATCACATCTgaaccaataataataaaatcggaAGTCTTcgtaaattttgtattcttattagaaaaaaaatatagttgttAGTTAGCATGTTATGTTgcaaggttaggttaggttagagtATAATTTAATGTCTTCCATTTTAATCACATGCAGTTTAAGTTTTAGACTCGTGTAATTAACTCAtaatcttcattattgatgAAGATCGATTTATGTATGATCTGGTAGATTGTGGATGGTAACGCATTATAGacgtaaaatgtaaaataaatgaaactttaCTCGATCAAATTTTACCAGGAGATAGCAATTTCACATATAAAGTAATTTGGAGACAAGGTagatctataatatatttatattaagtttttgttaataatatactaaagatattattaacaaaaacacttATGGCcgataattatttatggtCAGTATATAAAGGGATTCAGATAAAGTATATCGAGTAGTATCAAGACTTTACGATCAGATcgtatttaatatagaaatcgACTtggcatatataaataaaaatatcatgaagcaaaaataatcaattatgTGCTCGAATGTTACGATAACCTTAACTAACAAGATGACGAAATATACTACGGTCTCGAATGAAAATTAACTATTTCCAAACACagactaatttaaaaaagaatgcAAAAGGTTAAGGCTAAACACACtaaaaacctatttattaaaacttgttttaatgaataatgcaTGGGGTTACATTTAattggtattattttattgtgaaaGTGGAAACCGGAAGTTTgggtataaattaaaatctgcAACCATGACACACCTACGATGAATTTATGATTCTTATTTAGATCTTTTTATTCTACGTATAGTAATCAATACAAAACctgtttaatacaatttatacgGGTAATTTTGTaagacttattttatataaaaatactgaactaccaaaaaaaggtttttttttcagggTATATTCGTGTCTgtaatttgcaaaaatatacGGTATCAATATTAGTAAAAAGTACTTTTCAGAACGGTTAATACacacattttagtttttatcaaaacttTCGTGTTTATAAGCTTGAGTGGAGCGCCGagtgattaattatttttctgtttCAGGATCGTGGCCGAGAAGCGCATGCGCAACAGCCGGTTATAATGTGAGCGGCGCACGAACACGCGCGTCTTCCCTCAAGgtaaacactttattttttaaaacttttttcatgatCTTTCCCTAGCCCCGAAATGCCGCcaattaaaatacaagttCACTGAAATCACAAcaactgttattattattattttctacctTTTTTGTACACATTTATTTCGCCCTTGTCTAAATCTGGTTTTAACTTGATTTTAATCAGTCTTGTTAAAGCTGACAATGATTTAGTAAAACAAGTCCAACAATACTGCTTATTCATGTTCACCTTTAAGATTATACcagcattttatttattcaaaatacctACCAACTACAGACCATTTTTTGTCTTCCTCTTTCCCACTAGACTATTCTATTTATTCTTCTTATTCACAAAATTTGTAAGAGTAAGAGGTGGTAAGTATAGTACTTGGTACTGGTGGTAAGTAAGTATAGtacttgttttataaattcctCCCAATATTTTAGAAGTTTTGGTGCGAAAAACATACACTCTCaagtataatattagtttgGATTTTGAGGGCACCGTAACCATGAGACGTGTATAATTGAAGCAAAGTTCGCACCGTTTCGAATGGGGCGATCATCCAAAAATACACTGATGACATTacgattttcattttaatactGTCCATTCAACTTTCCAATATGAgacactttttatatatttgacatGTCTCAAAACAATAAgcatatttttctaaaatataaacctTAAACTAGTGATATCTTGAATCGCTCAAGAATCAAACAATACAGAtctcaaataaattaagaaaatagttGTATCTACAATTTTTGTGTTCAAGCTTTGTTTTCCGAAAGTACGCAACGTTCCTGAACAGGCCTTTaggtaaacttaaataaatgccgatcgaaataaataaatgacgaTCATAAtacttgtaattattttacgtcAAATAAACCCAATttactttgttatattatgttgtaCGGGTTCTGACTGTCTTTATATACGAGGCTGATaggacaaattaattaaaacttattcaaTACGCATACTAACagcgtttaataataaaatgaaaacctttagttaagaaaattattgtcaagtatttatgatttaaatgaCATAATACCTCATTACCAAACAGGAATTACGTTTGTACCTcgtacagttatttgtttaactTCAATTAGTAAGCTTCTGGGGAAAGCTTTAATTAGCATTAACAACATACCACATTTCGAACTGTTCTTATTTGTACGTAGGGGCacattttgtagtaaaataaaCTACTGAAAAAAtcccatatatatatatattataaagagtaaATTTCGATATTTGTAacgaataaactcaaaaacggACTGATCTCTTGAAAATTCTGTCAccattaacattaattagtaatattagtttttttttagaatgtatttaaacaaattaatatacagtAGTTATGCGAGGCCGGTATAGACcgctagtttttaataaaaacgatcCTTGCTAAGACAAAGagttaaattatgatttacaaaaaaatgaaacTTTGTTGCCTAAATGACATCACTACTTGCGAGTTAGCGCCATTTGGTCcatgtttattgtttacttGTGTATAGGTACGTACAATGGAAGTAAATTCCACAAATTTTTCTATTCGTATCAAATTGAAATTACAATAGGAAAACATAATCATTTATtctattgaactaaaaaaaactgtattttataagtattatcaACAATATTATTGGGAGGctttagtataaaatagtaTCTTTTATTGTTCACTTCACATTCTACAGTTTCTTTTTTGTGCATAAATAATGTCTGTTTGACAGTTATTGAATTACTTAACCTTCAACAATCGCCTGATGCATTTCTTGAATATCCTGtacaaaacaaacattgtgCGTTACTTCATAATATGCAAATTTGACCGACATCGTGGCTGACCAGTTAGCAGTAGACACTTTCACGACATCAATGTTTGGTCATTACCATACAATAGGCATTAATGGTTTAGCTTAAAACCTTAAACctatagataatttatttcgttatacaattttatttcaaaaaacaacaattgaTCGTGCTGAAATACAATTCAATGAGATTCGAATCAAACTGATGAAGTTAGTTTTATGTTGTTACCCTTCTATTCTACTAATAACCGTTTAGCATTAAACATTAACTAATTAAGCATTAAGTATTGACTACAATTACTTTTAGCGTTTAACATATAATGTTATGCATCATCGCCTCACGAGCGattcaaatattatgtttttgtgtaataatatttacctgTATCCAATATCTAAATTCTACTTTTTAATACTCtgttactataaaatatttaatctcaAAAGGCCTtaccaaaacaaataaacgCCTTATATAACCGTTAAGACCATCTGTATACCACCTGTCAGCCCTAAGGAGGGTTGATGTTTAGCCGAGCGTCAACGAAGAAAGTCCGTAACTCACGCTCCCCTACTAGTCTAAAGTTGATTCAcgcattcattttaattagagGAAGTAGACATATCGAAATAGGTAAGCGCATTAGAGTGCATTGCGGATAAACAGCGATGCGCCTTTGTGGAGAACGGTCACTCGACACGCGTGTCACTCAACCGAGCCTAACTGGAACGAGTAATTAACTATGGCTATCCTTTCAATTTCATATACGGAATATTCTGAGAAGCACTCGACTCGAGTAAGTGGAAAGTTATTTGTGTGCAACCCTGTACTAACTCTGCGCCCGCGCCGTTCCGCGACTGTCGTCTCGTTCACGCATGCATGTCAAGGTAGGGTTCAACATTCGAGGATCGTCCGTGCTAATAATACCTAATAACCAGGATTATCCCAAGTGTCTGCAATTTGTTACAACACTGGTTTGTGTCAAGGCAGTGCCGTTATCGAGGGTGGATTAATCAAATAAGCTCCAATCAGGCATCTATTGAAACACGGTCAAATCCCGTGAAGCACTTCCGCGTGCGATGCGCAGGCGCCTGGTGCGATCATTGCCAGATGCCGGCGATAGATCGCGGGGTCAACAGCCAATGACCTTGTTTTATGCACTAAATTATACGTTAATGTACCAGATTGTAATAATTTGCCTAAACTGTGTTCATGACTAGGGTCAaggaaaacattatttacacaCTCAAATTACCAAAGTATATTAAGTCAACCACTTTTTCATGAatgtacattatataaatactaatatttggaaaaaaatgtaatcttaCTGTatccttattttattttttataatatttttcctaCCCTTTGATGCAAAAATTACTAGACGAAAGATAATCATCCTACATCCCAAATCTGGCTGTGTCGACATTGATACTCTTCTACTACTGCCTACTTATAAACTGATGTCGGTTGTTAAGTTGCTGGAGTCCTCTGCCGCATATGAGAGACAAAAACAAGTATTAGGAAGTTGCTAGTATGCAATTCGAAACAATTAACGCCAAAAAAACTTAgttcaacatattttttttaaattattctagtGCGGGTTTTATTAgagaaaattatgtaaattacaaataatcttAACGCTACACATTATGGTACTTTCACACATTAAGGGCTTCAAGGTCAGATTTCAACTAGTTGAATGGTCTAAATTCTCTTATTTTTCGTTAAGTCATCAGTTTAAATACAATCCTAAACCTATTTATCAACCCACACAAGATTATCTTAGAAGTTGTCGGAAATCGAAAGTCACTGTCGATAGAATCAGATCCGTCAACAAAAGCAGGTAGATTGTGGGGTTCCAATGAATAGATGACGGTAGATGCATCTCGTTTATGTCTACGTATTGACACAATGAATAAGGCCGAACCTTGATCCATTTTGTGAATCATTTTATTCTAGATCGTTCACGACATCTAGCTAAACATGACAGGTCTTTAACGGCGCCCATACATAATTTATGGTACCCTTAGTTTAACTAAAGTTTATTGCATTACAACGAATTGCAATGGTAGATATGCATTTTAGTCTACCTACAAAAGCctctaaaaaaataacgacATTGAATAATATATGATCATTACCTTGTTCCcacaaaaaataagataaagtagGAAATTcctttagattatttatagttCAAACATTTCTACGTATTGTAATACACTACTTGCTACTTTATATTCCTAAtaccttaattaaattagcCGGCTAATCATTGTTAGCTTATCTAACCGGCTTTGCTAAATTACCACTAATGATATTTGTTCTTTTAAATAGCGAatgtttttactatttaataacaattatttattacattccaGGTGTTTGCAATGTGGTACAAGTGGTTCACGTTACTGCTGGTGTCGTGCGCACTGGTGCAGGCAGAAGACGGAGGGTACGCCGGACCGGTGACAGAGGGGACTGGTCAGGTTACAGTCGTAACCGGCCCGGTTTCAGATGTAACCGGTCCGGTTGGGGAAGTAACTGACCGAGGTAGAGAAGCAGATCAAGCTGATTTGATTCGGCCCAGTGCGGCTAATCCTGTCCCTGGTGATATCATCAGTCAGGTCGGAGATGCCAGTCACACTCTTCTAGTAAATGATGCCATTAACACTGATGTAACAGAAATTCCTGGACCAGTCGCAACGACTAGAGCTCCTCCTCGTACCTTAGACAGACAAGCTGCTGAACTAGCGTGGCGCTCGTGGCTTCAAAGCCCGGAAAGCGGTAACCCCAATGGTCCAGCAAGGAGAATCACTACTAAGTCACTCTTTATCACACCACTAATTTGTCCAAAAGGCCAGAGACTCGACAGAAACGGATGTGTGCAGGTAATTAAAacgaagtaataaaaatatttttttaacttttaaacacAGTCTATGTCATTATAATACGAAATTTGCCATGTAACTTGTATCATCTAATAAGAagatataagtatatatatatggaatataaggaacataagtcataaaaatgtCTATggcaaattataaaaaataagtaaaagtttagtttttgaaaacatgtattttgctTGTATTTCAGACCGTGACATTAAATAAGGACGAACATGAAAGAATATTACTTGATCAACTAAATGCATTGTTCATGAATTCAACACCTTCTAACAATGCAGAGGATCTTTACGACTATGGGGAAGAAGAACCTGGTCCCCTACAGCTGACAATACCTATAGGCCTGGACCCTCAATCACATCAGGTATATATAACTAGTCACTTCTTCGATTTAAAAGATCGTGGATATACCtactgtttaaataattatgattttaattgttttatataaaatgtctttACTATACTGATCTAGCTGTTTCTTATTTCagaatattgataaaaaaggTGAGAACGGAATGTTGAATGATGCCAGCATTGAAGCTGAATTAGAGCTACTGAAATTGCAACAACAAAATATGCGCCAAAATGATACTGCTGtggataatacaaatattttgtcacACAACGTACTAAATAACTTATTGACATACCCTGATAAACCAAAACGGGACAGTCATATACAAAACTCTACCGAATCACAAGAGACCACAGACAAAGGACAAAAGGAGGAAGTTTTTGGACACGTAAACGTAGACCCTGTTTTGTATGATACTGATATTCAAAATGAAGAGCCTGCAGCTTCTAATGACCCCGTTAAAGACATTGGGTCAGTAAATGGTACTAATACTGAGATGCTTAACAAAAACCAAACAAATGCCGATCAGCCAGAGTCTCTGTCATCTCTTACAGTAAAAAATGCAGAGACAACGAAACTTAACCCAGAAAACGATTACTCCGATATTGGAgaagcaataaaattaataagtagaTACGCTGAAGTATCGACAGACGATAATTTTCCTAAAGACAGGCTTAGAAATCCGGCCGAGGACTCAGTACTTGGCACACGTACTAAACTTCAATATCGCCGAAACAGACCCACAGTTTCGAACAATTTCAGCGATATTCCACCCTTTAACCAACCTGAGGTAACTAAAGAGGCAATATTAGCTGAATCACTTCGAGGAAGACTTGGAGTATATTACAGATACCCTAATGAAAACTTCGCGCCGCCACCGAACTATCCATTCAAACGCTTACAAGATTACTGGCCCGGAAGAAATCAAATAGGAGGGGTATACAACAATATGCATGAGAATCCAAAGAGACACCATCACTCCTATCCACATTATTTTCGCCCTCGTGGTTATCCAGGATTACCTGACTCTTACTCAGGCTTGTATCCAGCATATCAACTGTACCCACACAAAGTACAACAGAACGCTAGTCCGATTAGATCTCACCCTAACGATCAGGATATGTACAGCCTTCTCGGCCTAAGACATTGGTTTAGCAGCGAGGGTGCGTCAAAAAGATAGACTTCTCGCTTTCTcctacattaaataaaaattgatgtTACCCGACGACGTATATTGGAAGCTGTGGAAAAATGTCAGAATAACTATTTTGCATTGTGTACCATTTTCATCATAGCTTTTGATATATTagcctatttattttaaagccaAATATTAaagtcataattatttttaagtcagtAGCCATGTTAGGTTcttgtaaatactataaacgcataaaagttttaatttactgctgaatatttagtattatcgttgttttgtattatgtaaattgttgtattaatattcattaatttatttttatttggtgtatatttttgttgttgtgaATTATATTGTAGATAAATAATGCAAGAAGTTTCTGAAAATCATGTATAATTTTAGACcctat comes from the Pieris brassicae chromosome 4, ilPieBrab1.1, whole genome shotgun sequence genome and includes:
- the LOC123708841 gene encoding uncharacterized protein LOC123708841, translated to MWYKWFTLLLVSCALVQAEDGGYAGPVTEGTGQVTVVTGPVSDVTGPVGEVTDRGREADQADLIRPSAANPVPGDIISQVGDASHTLLVNDAINTDVTEIPGPVATTRAPPRTLDRQAAELAWRSWLQSPESGNPNGPARRITTKSLFITPLICPKGQRLDRNGCVQTVTLNKDEHERILLDQLNALFMNSTPSNNAEDLYDYGEEEPGPLQLTIPIGLDPQSHQNIDKKGENGMLNDASIEAELELLKLQQQNMRQNDTAVDNTNILSHNVLNNLLTYPDKPKRDSHIQNSTESQETTDKGQKEEVFGHVNVDPVLYDTDIQNEEPAASNDPVKDIGSVNGTNTEMLNKNQTNADQPESLSSLTVKNAETTKLNPENDYSDIGEAIKLISRYAEVSTDDNFPKDRLRNPAEDSVLGTRTKLQYRRNRPTVSNNFSDIPPFNQPEVTKEAILAESLRGRLGVYYRYPNENFAPPPNYPFKRLQDYWPGRNQIGGVYNNMHENPKRHHHSYPHYFRPRGYPGLPDSYSGLYPAYQLYPHKVQQNASPIRSHPNDQDMYSLLGLRHWFSSEGASKR